The genomic segment CGCCCCGTACAAATGCCTGTTCGAGCTGTCATTGCCGCCCACCCGctgacctgctgccatcGCTTCCAGTGTCCGACGTCCTGACGATTTTTACACCTACCAACTcatgtcctcctcctcgcgcaCACCTCTGATAACGCTGTGGACCACTTCCTGGTGCGGGACATGTCGAGTCGTTGCCCCGCTTATCAGatccctcgtcgaggccggtgtGGGTGAAGCtgagggcggcgtcgctTACTGCACAGTCGAGTTCGATTCTCCCGACGTCATGAGCGGCGGTCTGGGCATGACCTACATGATCACCTCGATCCCGACGTTGCTGAGCTTCGACAACCAGGAAGCCCAGATCCAGACAAAGGTGCACGACGCGAAGAAGCTGGCGGACCGCGCCTTTCTCGAAGAGTGGATCCGCACCGAGGCCCGGCGCCACGGTCAacgcggaggcggcgggggaCCCGGAGGCGTTTTCGGCGGGCTCTTTGGTGGCTTTAGATGATTCATCCGTATTTGGGATG from the Colletotrichum destructivum chromosome 10, complete sequence genome contains:
- a CDS encoding Putative Thioredoxin domain-containing protein — protein: MQLPRQAAHIALRGCNATLAGGVRIPSFKPPVGSAAAAASFSTSHSRPAKNQIYASVRRPDDFYTYQLMSSSSRTPLITLWTTSWCGTCRVVAPLIRSLVEAGVGEAEGGVAYCTVEFDSPDVMSGGLGMTYMITSIPTLLSFDNQEAQIQTKVHDAKKLADRAFLEEWIRTEARRHGQRGGGGGPGGVFGGLFGGFR